The Phormidium yuhuli AB48 DNA window CGAAGCCAAAGAACTGATTGAACGCAGTTTTGGTCAATATCTCGCCGGTCTTGGTCTACGTCCCCAACAACAGGCTCTCCAAGACCTAGACGCGGAAATCACCGCCGCCCAGACTAAATTTGAGCAAGTTGACCCCGAGTATCTCAGTAGTTACGAAAAACTGCAACAACGGCTCAAAGAAGAACGCCGCATTCTCAAAACCCTGCAACAACAGGCCGGAGATGTGCAGAGTAAATCCCTCACCCTGGCCCTGCAATTTGCCGTAGCCGGCAGTATCCTACAACTCAAAGGGCCCAATGTCCCGGTCTCCGACCCCCTCAACGCCGTTTTAGTCAATAAACTCCCGGGCCCTGGCAAAGCCCCCTATCTGATTTGCTTAGGGGCGAATAATCGCTGGTATATTGTCACCACCAAAGATGTGGTGAGTTTACGGGGGGAAATTCCTCGGTTGGAGGGGGTCGATTCCCTAACACCTCCCCCAGAGATGCCTCCTAAACCGGGACAAACCCGCAACGGGGGCCCAGAAACTGAGGCCGTCGCCCAACAAATCCCTGGCCTAGCTGCCCCGGATATCCCCCCAGAGGTCCAAGAATGGCAGGAACGGGTGGCAGACATTACCGCCGAACTGGAACGGCATCCCCTGACTCAATTTGGCAATCCCGGTACGTTGATTAAACGGGCCAAACGGTTAGCCCGGCTGCAACGGCAACGACAGGAACGGGAAGAGAGTATCCGGGTTAATTTGGCCCGTCACTGGGAGGCGTTCCTGGATTTGATTGATATTCTGATTGAGTTTGAGTGTTTGGATGGCCTCTCGATGAAACCGACGCTATTAGGGGAGTCCATCGCGGCTGTGCGTGGGGATAATGAGTTGTGGTTAGGGTTGGCTATCACCAGTGGATTGTTTGATAGTCTGACTCCGGAACAATTTGCGGCGGCCTGTGCGGCCCTGGTGATGGAGGTGCGATCAGATACCTGGACTCGTTATGCTATCACGCCGGAAGTGGAAGAGGCCCTGGGGGGTTTACGGGGATTGCGTCGCCAAGTGATTCAGATTCAATGGCGTTATCAAGTGGCTTTTCCGGTTTGGTTGGAATGGGATGCCTTGGGTTTGGTGGAGTATTGGGCCTATGGGGTGGACTGGACGGAACTTTGTGAGAATACGAGTCTGGATGAGGGGGATATTGTGCGTATCTTACGACGAACCCTTGATTTTCTCTCGCAAATTCCCCATATTCCCCATGCCAGTCCTGAGATTCGCCGCTTGGCTTGGGATGCGAGTGAGTTAATTAATCGCTTTCCTGTCCGGGATGAGGTTTAATAGAAAAGACGTAGGGGCGTACCGCAAGTGGCGCGCCCTAGGCAATAGGCAATAGGGATAACCCCCATCTATGGCACGACTTCTGAGAATTGGTATAATCTGCCATAAATTTTCTT harbors:
- a CDS encoding DEAD/DEAH box helicase, which codes for MSDLDLNQLFPFPLDDFQQDAIAALNAGKSAIVCAPTGSGKTLIGEYAIYRALANEQRVFYTTPLKALSNQKLRDFQEQFGPENVGLLTGDLSFNRDAPIIVMTTEIFRNMLYGTRIGEVGTSIQGVQTVVLDECHYMNDRQRGTVWEESIIYCPPEIQLVGLSATVANSDQLTDWISQVHGPTERIYSEHRPVPLQFLFCNRKGVFPLLDKQNQRLNSRLKPQRGDKNRRRSRRDGLAISYVVSQLRKREMLPAIYFIFSRRGCDRSVKDMGNLSLVNEEEAAQLKQTIDEFLRQNPDAGREGQVEPLYRGIAAHHAGILPAWKALVEQLFQRGLIKVVFATETLAAGINMPARTTVISSLSKRTDRGHRLLTASEFLQMAGRAGRRGMDEQGYVVTLDTPFEGAIEAANLATSKADPLVSQFTPNYGMVLNLLQTHSLDEAKELIERSFGQYLAGLGLRPQQQALQDLDAEITAAQTKFEQVDPEYLSSYEKLQQRLKEERRILKTLQQQAGDVQSKSLTLALQFAVAGSILQLKGPNVPVSDPLNAVLVNKLPGPGKAPYLICLGANNRWYIVTTKDVVSLRGEIPRLEGVDSLTPPPEMPPKPGQTRNGGPETEAVAQQIPGLAAPDIPPEVQEWQERVADITAELERHPLTQFGNPGTLIKRAKRLARLQRQRQEREESIRVNLARHWEAFLDLIDILIEFECLDGLSMKPTLLGESIAAVRGDNELWLGLAITSGLFDSLTPEQFAAACAALVMEVRSDTWTRYAITPEVEEALGGLRGLRRQVIQIQWRYQVAFPVWLEWDALGLVEYWAYGVDWTELCENTSLDEGDIVRILRRTLDFLSQIPHIPHASPEIRRLAWDASELINRFPVRDEV